The following DNA comes from Dehalococcoidia bacterium.
AGGACTCGTCGAGAGAAGTTTCTGGAAGAGATGGATCGGGTGATTCCTTGGGAAGAATTATTGAAGATCGTTCGGAAGCGCTATCCGAAGAAAGGGAATGGTCGCCAGCCGATGCCATTGGAGCGGATGCTGCGGATTTACTTCATGCAGCAGTGGTACGGGCTTTCCGATCCGGCAATGGAAG
Coding sequences within:
- a CDS encoding transposase; translation: MNGPTFASLAYDNKKKRTRREKFLEEMDRVIPWEELLKIVRKRYPKKGNGRQPMPLERMLRIYFMQQWYGLSDPAME